The following proteins are encoded in a genomic region of Gimesia algae:
- a CDS encoding acetamidase/formamidase family protein: protein MQQISLGSLNYEFNRFQEPCVRISSGETIRVESEDALSGQIRKADDLRDKSTVPFSNPLTGPIFIKQAEPGDTLSIKIETIESRDGQCATYTGNPKQLCQWLGTDVPSGAHVCPIRDGFVYWSDEIKIPYQPMLGCIGTTPAYGMPSTMPAGPHGGNMDVREVTEGNTLYLPGFVSGALLYLGDAHAAMGQGELSATGLEMAAQTTLTIELIKQKMISGPRIESSDELITVSSGTPMERATADAFAQLILWMEADYGWNRWRAYDLLTHVAEISMGYYEGGGLAVKIAKEYVAHPS from the coding sequence ATGCAACAGATCTCCCTGGGTTCATTGAACTATGAATTCAATCGCTTTCAGGAACCTTGTGTCAGAATCTCATCCGGCGAAACAATCCGGGTGGAATCAGAGGATGCGTTATCCGGTCAGATTCGCAAAGCGGACGATCTGCGTGATAAATCAACAGTCCCATTCAGTAATCCACTGACAGGTCCGATTTTCATCAAGCAGGCGGAACCGGGTGATACACTGTCGATCAAAATCGAAACGATTGAGTCCCGGGACGGGCAATGTGCGACTTATACCGGTAACCCGAAACAGCTTTGCCAGTGGTTGGGAACTGATGTTCCGAGTGGTGCTCATGTCTGTCCGATACGTGATGGTTTCGTCTACTGGAGTGATGAGATCAAAATTCCTTATCAGCCCATGCTGGGGTGCATCGGCACGACACCCGCTTATGGAATGCCCAGTACGATGCCCGCGGGACCGCATGGTGGCAATATGGATGTCCGGGAGGTGACTGAGGGGAATACTCTGTATCTGCCGGGATTTGTATCGGGAGCTCTGCTGTACCTGGGAGATGCGCACGCGGCGATGGGACAGGGAGAACTGTCTGCGACCGGTCTGGAGATGGCGGCGCAAACGACACTGACGATTGAATTGATCAAGCAGAAAATGATCTCCGGGCCCCGCATTGAATCATCGGATGAACTCATCACCGTCTCCAGTGGCACACCGATGGAGCGGGCGACAGCAGACGCATTTGCGCAACTGATCTTATGGATGGAAGCGGACTATGGCTGGAACCGCTGGCGCGCCTATGATCTGCTAACGCATGTCGCTGAGATTTCGATGGGCTACTATGAGGGCGGCGGGTTAGCGGTCAAAATCGCCAAAGAGTATGTGGCCCACCCTTCTTGA
- a CDS encoding PSD1 and planctomycete cytochrome C domain-containing protein has translation MRYSVTAISLILLTIFQNPLNAESAPVVIDYQTQIKPLLKSNCFACHGSLKQESALRLDAGKLILKGGEIGPAIVSGKPEESLLYQVLTPEADFQMPPEGLGRRLKPDEVQLIKNWIAQGAKYPTGDQPEADPAEHWAFQPVIRPDLPAVKTKSLNPIDAFIASRLEQSKVIPQPQADKITLLRRVYLDLIGLPPTPAELDAYLSDARPDAWNRVIEDLLARPQYGERWGRHWMDVWRYSDWYGRRGAKDMTNSYSLTWRWRDWIIRSINEDKGYDRMILEMLAADEIAPNDRENLVATGFIVRNFYRWNYHTWLKDNVEHTGKAFLGLTMNCCECHDHKYDPITQNEYFAFRSFFEPVDLRHDRVPGEADPGIFPDYKLSVRNGPIRTGMVRIYDRHLDAKAKFYTGGLEQNVVKDKPPVEASAIAFLGGDKLDFKPVQLPPTAWYPGLKPFVIQEETQKRETAYQSALKNWEQQKTQLKQEIKQHESALANVLSARPENTATAENDPTRLSSSVNNQQALQLNAEQGRRTLSYEITDWKAFDSEIQIRFQLRILKDAHVNFQLSNDLTGGRTNLYVAFEAGKIIAYVPGTTNPTTVGAYKNDSSDLEFNITLHLKPDQDLAQLSIHGAETNDPILKETTIALNGWNPALQANRGLFLDAHQGSIAEFDQILFLNQNKQELLHCDFEFPAYQSGEDLPGIANWQLTRFSTGPATSQVILKSTLTEADHKWQQQVKANQLKRDITKATQIELQLKLQAAEAEKTEYSARVRAATARYIEKAKNAGSLEQVASQAEWQAKLIRAQSNLKSADLALLQVKTLPDSDQERAKKLSAAQTQVTQSRAQLKTAQKPVESTSTKYTALSRIFPEESTGKRTALARWITSRANPLTARVAVNHIWMRHFGKPLVNSVYNFGRSGAEPTHPELINWLATEFMDHNWSIKHLHRVILTSETYQRSSKGVPAEHSNLTHDQDNILLWKFPTNRMEAEVVRDSIFYLAGDLDPTMYGQELEQDQGLITNRRSLYYSHHGEAKMEFLELFDGASATDCYQRTTTVMPQQALALTNSKLAVQKGRMIAEQLWSQSASDQSTDQKRDTFINSAFRLVLSRPASEKELTTAVTFLSRQQALYPPEKTKSESTDTKRDYSQPAVSPAARARESLVHALLSHNDFVTIR, from the coding sequence ATGCGATACTCAGTGACGGCTATCTCACTGATCCTGCTGACAATCTTCCAGAATCCTCTTAATGCGGAATCAGCCCCAGTTGTCATCGATTACCAGACACAGATCAAACCACTCCTGAAATCAAACTGTTTTGCCTGTCATGGCAGTTTAAAACAGGAATCCGCATTAAGACTTGATGCCGGCAAGTTGATTCTCAAAGGTGGAGAAATTGGTCCTGCCATCGTCTCTGGAAAACCAGAGGAAAGCCTGCTGTATCAGGTACTCACCCCGGAGGCAGATTTCCAGATGCCCCCCGAGGGACTGGGACGGCGACTCAAACCAGACGAAGTCCAATTGATTAAAAACTGGATCGCGCAAGGTGCCAAGTATCCCACCGGAGACCAGCCGGAAGCCGATCCTGCAGAGCATTGGGCCTTTCAACCCGTCATTCGTCCTGATCTCCCTGCAGTCAAAACGAAATCTCTAAACCCGATTGATGCTTTTATCGCCTCGCGACTTGAACAGTCGAAAGTGATCCCGCAGCCACAAGCGGACAAGATAACTCTATTGCGGAGAGTCTACCTTGACTTGATTGGGCTTCCCCCGACTCCCGCTGAGTTGGATGCCTATCTCAGTGACGCGCGACCAGATGCCTGGAACCGGGTAATTGAAGATCTGCTCGCTCGACCACAATATGGCGAACGCTGGGGACGCCACTGGATGGATGTCTGGCGTTACAGTGACTGGTACGGGCGTCGCGGCGCCAAAGACATGACCAACAGTTATTCGCTGACCTGGCGCTGGCGCGACTGGATTATCCGGTCAATCAACGAGGACAAAGGCTATGACCGCATGATTCTCGAAATGCTGGCGGCGGATGAAATTGCTCCCAATGATCGTGAGAATCTGGTTGCCACCGGTTTTATTGTACGCAATTTCTACCGCTGGAATTATCACACCTGGTTGAAAGACAACGTCGAACATACAGGCAAGGCATTTCTCGGCCTGACGATGAACTGCTGCGAGTGCCATGACCATAAGTATGATCCAATCACACAAAATGAATACTTTGCCTTTCGTTCTTTTTTTGAACCAGTTGATCTCCGCCATGATCGTGTTCCGGGTGAAGCTGATCCCGGAATTTTCCCAGATTACAAACTCAGTGTCCGCAATGGCCCGATTCGCACTGGTATGGTTCGCATCTATGACAGACACCTGGATGCGAAAGCGAAGTTTTACACTGGTGGTCTGGAACAGAATGTAGTCAAAGATAAGCCGCCAGTAGAAGCATCTGCCATCGCCTTTCTGGGAGGAGACAAGCTTGATTTCAAGCCGGTCCAACTCCCTCCCACTGCCTGGTACCCCGGCTTGAAACCTTTCGTCATTCAAGAAGAGACACAGAAACGAGAGACTGCATATCAGAGCGCACTCAAAAACTGGGAACAGCAGAAGACACAGCTGAAACAGGAGATCAAACAGCACGAATCTGCGCTGGCAAATGTACTGTCAGCCAGACCAGAGAATACTGCAACCGCGGAAAATGATCCGACTCGCCTATCTTCATCCGTGAATAACCAGCAGGCGCTGCAGCTCAATGCCGAACAGGGACGCCGGACGCTCTCTTATGAAATCACAGACTGGAAAGCCTTTGATTCCGAAATTCAGATTCGTTTTCAACTCCGAATTCTGAAAGATGCCCATGTCAATTTTCAATTGTCCAACGATTTAACCGGCGGCAGAACCAATCTCTACGTAGCCTTTGAAGCGGGTAAAATCATTGCCTATGTCCCGGGCACAACGAATCCTACAACTGTCGGTGCTTATAAAAATGATTCCAGTGATCTTGAATTCAATATTACCCTCCATCTCAAACCGGATCAGGACCTTGCCCAGTTATCGATCCATGGAGCTGAGACGAATGATCCAATTCTCAAAGAGACAACGATAGCTTTGAATGGCTGGAATCCGGCGCTTCAGGCGAATCGGGGACTCTTCCTCGATGCCCATCAGGGGAGTATTGCGGAATTTGATCAGATTTTATTTTTGAACCAGAATAAGCAGGAACTGCTTCACTGTGATTTTGAGTTCCCGGCTTATCAGTCAGGCGAAGATCTCCCCGGAATCGCCAACTGGCAGCTCACACGATTCAGTACCGGCCCTGCCACATCACAGGTCATCCTCAAATCCACATTGACAGAAGCAGATCATAAATGGCAACAGCAGGTCAAAGCAAATCAGCTGAAACGTGATATAACCAAGGCAACACAGATCGAATTACAACTTAAACTACAGGCAGCTGAAGCCGAGAAAACTGAGTATTCCGCACGCGTCCGCGCCGCGACCGCACGATACATCGAAAAAGCCAAGAATGCAGGATCCCTCGAACAGGTTGCCTCACAGGCAGAATGGCAGGCAAAGCTGATCCGGGCGCAATCAAATCTGAAATCAGCCGATCTCGCATTACTGCAGGTTAAAACACTGCCTGATTCAGACCAGGAACGTGCGAAGAAACTTTCAGCCGCGCAAACACAGGTCACTCAGAGCCGAGCGCAACTGAAGACTGCACAAAAACCCGTCGAATCAACTTCAACCAAGTACACGGCTCTCAGTCGGATCTTTCCCGAAGAGAGTACCGGAAAACGAACTGCACTCGCCCGTTGGATTACCAGTCGCGCTAATCCGTTAACCGCGCGGGTTGCCGTGAATCACATCTGGATGAGACACTTTGGAAAGCCGCTGGTCAATTCGGTATATAACTTTGGTCGCAGCGGGGCAGAACCAACTCATCCTGAATTGATCAACTGGCTGGCCACGGAGTTCATGGATCATAACTGGAGCATCAAGCACCTGCATCGTGTGATTCTCACCAGTGAAACCTATCAACGCAGTTCGAAAGGCGTACCCGCAGAACATTCGAATCTCACCCATGACCAGGATAATATTCTGCTCTGGAAATTTCCGACCAACCGCATGGAAGCAGAAGTCGTGCGAGACAGCATCTTTTATCTTGCCGGTGATCTTGACCCGACCATGTATGGCCAGGAACTCGAACAGGATCAGGGACTGATCACCAACCGCCGCAGCCTGTATTATTCGCATCATGGCGAGGCTAAAATGGAATTTCTGGAACTGTTTGACGGCGCCAGTGCAACAGACTGTTATCAACGGACTACAACCGTGATGCCACAACAGGCACTGGCGTTAACTAACAGCAAGCTTGCCGTGCAAAAGGGTCGGATGATCGCCGAGCAACTCTGGTCTCAATCAGCTTCCGATCAGTCTACGGATCAAAAGCGGGACACATTCATCAACAGCGCGTTCAGACTTGTATTATCCCGCCCGGCCAGTGAGAAGGAACTGACTACAGCTGTTACATTTCTGTCACGCCAGCAAGCACTCTATCCACCTGAAAAGACAAAATCTGAGTCCACTGATACAAAACGTGATTATTCGCAACCAGCAGTCTCCCCTGCAGCTCGTGCACGAGAAAGCCTGGTGCACGCGTTATTAAGTCATAATGATTTTGTCACGATCCGCTAA
- a CDS encoding DUF1501 domain-containing protein, translating into MQHFITPQCKQIHRRSFLSDLGFGATGMALSSLLGQESQAANKSAPTAGPHFTPKAKSVIWVFLSGGYSQMETFDPKPELNKYAGKTFSDTIYPDPFKDPLYQKRARSVVQVKREHSQIMPMQVGYRKQGDSGIEITDWWPHLATCVDDISFVRSMYTTDNDHAAEFQIHHGRHKLDQKEPVVGSWLTYGLGSLNKNLPEYVFLGSYTDTRVKENFNPDYLGPQYMGVELSLDPKNPLPFGTRPESILKQEQANQYQFINELNHLAAVEYPTDEKLRARINSYELAFRMQNSVPEALELTEETQETQQLYGIDEKETSVYGRRLLAARRLAERGVRFTQVYLSGYGEWDSHQNLKENHTRSCKRVDKPIAGLLKDLKRRGMWEDTVVVFCTEFGRTPAVEARGNTKMPSGRDHHPHGFTVWFAGAGIKQGYVHGATDELGFHAVESPHYVTDIHATLYHLLGLDPQRLDIPGRKRLEIDHGQPILDIVT; encoded by the coding sequence ATGCAACATTTCATCACACCGCAATGCAAACAGATTCATCGTCGTTCTTTCCTGTCCGATCTGGGTTTTGGTGCAACGGGTATGGCATTAAGCAGTCTGCTCGGACAGGAATCACAGGCTGCAAATAAATCTGCTCCGACTGCGGGACCTCACTTCACTCCTAAAGCAAAATCGGTAATCTGGGTTTTCCTCTCAGGTGGTTACAGCCAGATGGAAACATTCGACCCGAAACCTGAGTTAAATAAATACGCCGGCAAAACCTTTTCAGACACGATTTACCCCGACCCCTTCAAAGACCCACTCTATCAGAAACGCGCCCGCTCGGTCGTACAGGTGAAACGTGAGCATTCCCAGATCATGCCCATGCAAGTTGGATATCGCAAACAGGGGGATTCTGGAATAGAGATCACTGACTGGTGGCCGCACCTGGCGACCTGCGTCGATGATATCTCTTTTGTACGTTCCATGTACACAACCGACAACGACCACGCGGCTGAGTTTCAGATCCACCATGGTCGGCACAAACTGGATCAGAAAGAGCCAGTCGTCGGTTCCTGGCTTACCTATGGACTGGGCAGTCTCAACAAGAATCTGCCCGAATATGTTTTTCTCGGTTCCTACACCGATACGCGCGTGAAAGAAAACTTCAATCCCGATTATCTCGGGCCCCAATATATGGGCGTGGAACTCTCACTCGATCCGAAAAACCCTCTTCCTTTTGGCACGCGCCCGGAATCAATCCTGAAACAGGAGCAGGCTAACCAGTACCAGTTCATTAATGAACTCAATCATCTGGCTGCGGTAGAATATCCGACTGATGAAAAACTACGCGCCCGCATCAATTCCTACGAACTTGCATTCCGCATGCAGAACTCAGTTCCCGAAGCACTGGAACTGACAGAGGAAACGCAGGAGACACAACAACTGTATGGCATCGATGAAAAAGAAACCTCTGTTTATGGACGTCGCTTATTGGCTGCCCGGCGCCTGGCGGAACGGGGGGTCCGTTTTACACAGGTTTATTTAAGCGGGTACGGAGAATGGGATTCCCACCAGAACCTCAAGGAAAACCATACGCGTTCCTGTAAACGTGTTGATAAACCGATTGCCGGACTCTTGAAAGACCTTAAACGCCGTGGCATGTGGGAAGACACGGTCGTCGTTTTCTGCACCGAATTTGGACGAACACCGGCTGTGGAAGCGCGCGGTAACACAAAAATGCCCAGTGGACGTGATCATCACCCGCACGGCTTTACCGTCTGGTTTGCCGGGGCAGGTATCAAACAGGGCTACGTACACGGTGCCACCGATGAGCTCGGCTTTCATGCAGTAGAATCACCCCACTATGTGACTGACATTCATGCAACTTTGTACCACTTGCTGGGACTCGATCCGCAGCGGCTGGATATCCCTGGTCGCAAGCGTCTGGAAATTGATCACGGTCAGCCGATTCTGGATATTGTCACGTGA
- the map gene encoding type I methionyl aminopeptidase encodes MSGNQIIYKSYEWERLRIASRFNASLMDHLRSYVKPGITTDEINTIVHEYTVSHGHTPATLGYMGFPKSCCISINEVVCHGIPDDTVLKEGDIVNVDITSIVDGWYGDQSETFLVGKVSEEARKLVQVTFDSLFLAINTLHPESSVIEIGEVIYNYATELGFGVVRQYQGHGIGREFHTDPGIPHYPVSGSERDLLLPGMCFTIEPMLNAGNWKTVEDRNDGWTVRTKDGKLSAQFEHTILMTEEGPEILTLTQNGPQPGHQF; translated from the coding sequence TTGTCCGGAAATCAAATCATCTATAAATCATACGAATGGGAACGATTAAGAATCGCATCCCGGTTTAACGCCAGCCTGATGGATCATCTGCGTTCATACGTCAAACCTGGTATTACCACAGATGAGATCAATACGATCGTCCATGAGTACACTGTATCTCATGGACACACACCGGCTACATTGGGATATATGGGCTTCCCGAAGAGTTGCTGTATCAGCATTAATGAAGTAGTCTGTCACGGAATTCCCGATGATACTGTTCTTAAAGAAGGTGATATTGTCAATGTTGACATTACCAGCATCGTCGATGGCTGGTACGGCGATCAATCTGAAACCTTTCTGGTAGGGAAAGTTTCTGAAGAAGCCCGCAAACTGGTGCAGGTTACTTTTGATTCTCTGTTTCTTGCCATTAATACGCTTCATCCTGAATCCAGCGTGATCGAAATTGGTGAAGTCATCTACAATTATGCAACGGAATTGGGGTTTGGAGTCGTCCGTCAATACCAGGGGCATGGCATCGGACGTGAGTTCCATACTGATCCGGGAATACCCCATTATCCTGTCTCGGGATCCGAACGCGATTTGTTACTGCCGGGGATGTGTTTTACCATCGAGCCGATGTTAAATGCCGGCAACTGGAAAACAGTCGAAGATCGCAATGATGGCTGGACTGTTCGCACGAAAGACGGCAAGCTTTCCGCCCAGTTCGAGCATACGATTCTGATGACCGAAGAGGGGCCGGAAATTTTGACGCTGACACAGAACGGTCCCCAACCGGGGCATCAGTTTTAA
- a CDS encoding GDSL-type esterase/lipase family protein, with the protein MIRPNCLFLFLLLLFTNFSFADEPKLDWVQVTEKAGWQPRDSQGELVFKDQLWIFGGWLNSYEAPPRDVWNSADGKTWNLVTKEAPWIHSDLPMTVVFKDRMWLMGGWYNGRLKGHSAGNQVWSSVDGKQWDQVTSHAEWTPRLAAGLVVFKDRLWLLGGTENYYFGDQKSLKNDVWSSADGKTWKRETADAGWSPRAYHQAAVLNGKMYVFGGGNYTPEYHATNDVWSSEDGVHWKQETAQAPWHERLWFSTVVYRDRIWVIGGWSNNPAANKNDAWYSQDGKHWQQLKSDHVWKARHEHSAFVFQDKIWLAGGHAQPLNSEVWTLDVPPDWFQKTEKSVATQSVFPKTVAKLKTGKPAKIVCFGDSVTGVYYHTGSRRAYTDMLGIALEKTFPEANPKMINAGISGHTTVNALARIERGVLKHQPDLVTVMFGLNDMTRVPLDQYRENLKSIVKQCRAAGAEVLLCTPNSIVSTSGRPVDKLVQYCDVVREVCDVLQVPLCDNYQKLNAVRDQGALTWRLMMSDEIHPNMAGHKKLAELMAESISGETVSLADVAPLTQALPRTQSLVKAKKSVKVIAMPPLDHLIQTAFEKVAPDVKLEVTTWQTAGKSRRQIETDAKALVRPNKPDLVLLAIPPTAKANSQEELIHSLMWTMNYSLNFGAGGWDCVVFHPDVFDASHSDPETDSLTRKLVRGQDLTLVERTDGKTTSLEEIVIKWLQSQLD; encoded by the coding sequence ATGATTCGTCCAAATTGCCTGTTCCTGTTTTTATTACTTCTGTTTACAAATTTCAGTTTTGCGGACGAACCGAAACTGGACTGGGTACAGGTCACAGAAAAAGCGGGTTGGCAACCGCGTGATTCTCAGGGAGAACTGGTTTTTAAAGATCAGCTCTGGATTTTTGGTGGCTGGTTGAATTCGTATGAAGCACCGCCTCGTGATGTCTGGAATTCTGCTGACGGAAAAACCTGGAATCTGGTTACTAAAGAAGCTCCGTGGATTCACAGTGATCTGCCAATGACGGTCGTCTTCAAAGACAGAATGTGGCTGATGGGGGGCTGGTACAATGGCCGTCTGAAAGGACATTCAGCAGGAAATCAGGTCTGGTCTTCTGTCGATGGCAAGCAGTGGGATCAGGTAACTTCGCATGCGGAGTGGACGCCTCGCCTGGCTGCCGGACTGGTCGTTTTTAAGGATCGACTGTGGTTACTGGGGGGGACGGAAAACTATTATTTTGGTGATCAGAAGAGTCTTAAAAATGATGTCTGGAGTTCGGCGGATGGGAAAACCTGGAAGCGGGAAACTGCCGATGCTGGCTGGTCTCCCCGCGCGTATCATCAGGCGGCTGTTTTAAACGGTAAAATGTATGTGTTTGGTGGCGGAAATTATACTCCGGAATACCATGCGACGAACGATGTCTGGAGTTCAGAAGACGGGGTGCACTGGAAGCAGGAAACAGCTCAAGCGCCCTGGCATGAACGTCTCTGGTTTTCTACGGTTGTCTATCGTGATCGAATCTGGGTGATTGGAGGCTGGTCAAACAATCCCGCAGCCAATAAAAACGATGCCTGGTATTCTCAAGATGGCAAACACTGGCAGCAGTTAAAGTCGGATCATGTCTGGAAAGCACGCCACGAACATTCGGCGTTTGTATTTCAGGATAAAATCTGGCTGGCGGGAGGGCACGCACAGCCATTGAACAGCGAAGTCTGGACACTGGATGTGCCGCCCGACTGGTTCCAGAAAACTGAAAAATCTGTTGCGACACAGTCAGTGTTTCCCAAGACGGTTGCTAAACTCAAAACGGGAAAGCCAGCAAAAATTGTCTGTTTTGGTGACAGTGTCACAGGAGTGTACTATCACACGGGCAGTCGTCGTGCCTATACCGATATGCTGGGGATTGCATTAGAAAAAACATTTCCCGAAGCAAATCCCAAAATGATCAATGCAGGGATCAGTGGTCATACAACAGTCAATGCGTTAGCGCGGATCGAGCGGGGCGTCTTAAAACATCAGCCGGATCTGGTAACGGTCATGTTTGGTTTGAATGACATGACACGTGTTCCCCTGGATCAATACCGGGAAAATCTCAAGTCGATCGTGAAGCAATGTCGTGCTGCCGGAGCCGAAGTATTATTGTGTACGCCTAACTCTATCGTCTCCACGTCGGGACGCCCAGTTGACAAACTGGTGCAGTACTGCGATGTCGTTCGCGAGGTATGTGATGTCTTGCAGGTCCCACTGTGTGACAACTATCAGAAGTTGAACGCAGTGAGGGATCAGGGTGCATTAACCTGGCGATTAATGATGAGTGATGAAATTCATCCGAATATGGCAGGCCACAAAAAATTAGCGGAACTGATGGCGGAATCCATTTCCGGGGAAACGGTTTCGTTGGCCGATGTTGCTCCGTTAACACAGGCATTGCCCCGTACACAGTCACTCGTCAAAGCAAAAAAATCTGTCAAAGTGATCGCCATGCCTCCGCTGGACCATCTGATTCAAACTGCGTTTGAAAAAGTCGCCCCTGATGTGAAGCTGGAAGTAACGACCTGGCAGACGGCAGGCAAGTCACGTCGGCAGATTGAAACCGATGCCAAAGCACTCGTGCGTCCCAATAAACCGGATCTGGTGCTACTGGCCATTCCGCCGACTGCAAAAGCCAACAGTCAGGAAGAGTTGATTCACAGCCTGATGTGGACGATGAACTATTCTCTGAATTTTGGAGCAGGGGGCTGGGACTGTGTCGTATTTCATCCTGATGTTTTCGACGCCAGTCATTCCGATCCGGAAACTGATTCATTGACACGAAAACTGGTGCGGGGACAGGACCTGACTCTCGTTGAAAGAACAGACGGGAAAACCACCTCTCTGGAAGAAATTGTCATCAAATGGCTGCAATCCCAACTCGATTGA
- a CDS encoding carboxypeptidase-like regulatory domain-containing protein produces MLIGYVSDEDYRALYDVVVEFQSEGQFSSTRSTASGAVIADLPPGDYEVILQHRDYCAKRVQLNVEQGRVHHFRLLSKKLFGFVWPRCIQSGDDSEFRVHSTSEYQLELWRYGKEKEYIRRIGTFDDHAPLANLQITPDGDYTQNGVDWNNVGYRTVTQRQSVTAPDRSGLYMFHLSNQSGQQFTFPWVVSPRTPQSKIAILASDLTWNAYNNFGGRSNYLNPEGLPPTPVVNSRQELRRYLKPSFGAYYVEDYPPLSLERPQPYLHIDLEEQLRDPIYSRMGCGMLHSEWRLLGWMEEQGLEYDYYSETQFHFDQLPLNEYEVLILSSHPEYWSKQMYERLKSWVFESGGRLIYLGGNGLNCEVEFLDEERVVYHNTDCTSWCGVAMDPPIPEKESKYESRYHARQESEANLLGVVFSFAGIMTGAPYRVVDEQHWCFEGTKLKNDDLFGTESQHMRIPGGASGHETDKISPSSPANVQLLAQGINPDEGGADMVHYQTPSGGEVFSVGSICWITSMLVDKDISKISRNVIDRFTS; encoded by the coding sequence ATGTTAATTGGATATGTCAGCGACGAAGATTATCGCGCATTATATGATGTGGTTGTGGAGTTTCAATCTGAAGGGCAGTTCAGCAGTACTCGTTCAACAGCCTCCGGCGCGGTTATCGCAGATTTACCACCGGGCGACTACGAAGTCATTCTGCAGCATCGAGACTATTGTGCGAAACGGGTGCAACTCAATGTAGAACAGGGACGGGTTCATCATTTCCGGCTGCTCTCAAAAAAGCTGTTCGGGTTTGTCTGGCCTCGCTGTATTCAGAGTGGGGATGATTCTGAATTCCGGGTGCATTCTACATCGGAGTATCAACTCGAACTCTGGCGTTATGGCAAAGAAAAAGAGTACATTCGGCGGATCGGTACGTTTGATGACCATGCCCCCCTGGCGAATTTACAGATCACACCGGATGGCGATTACACTCAGAATGGCGTGGACTGGAATAATGTCGGTTATCGTACCGTCACACAAAGGCAATCTGTGACAGCGCCTGACAGGTCTGGCTTGTATATGTTTCATCTCAGCAATCAGTCCGGCCAGCAGTTTACATTTCCCTGGGTTGTGTCTCCCCGCACCCCACAGTCAAAAATCGCGATCCTCGCCAGTGATTTGACCTGGAACGCTTATAATAATTTTGGCGGACGCAGTAACTACTTGAATCCAGAAGGACTCCCCCCCACGCCTGTCGTCAACAGCCGACAGGAATTACGTCGGTATCTGAAACCTTCTTTTGGAGCATATTATGTTGAGGATTATCCTCCCTTATCACTCGAACGCCCTCAACCTTATCTGCACATTGATCTGGAAGAACAGCTCCGCGATCCTATTTACAGTAGGATGGGATGTGGTATGCTGCATTCTGAGTGGAGGCTGCTGGGATGGATGGAAGAGCAGGGACTGGAGTACGACTATTACAGCGAAACACAGTTTCATTTTGATCAGCTTCCATTGAATGAATATGAAGTATTGATTCTCAGCTCGCATCCGGAATACTGGTCTAAGCAGATGTACGAACGATTGAAATCCTGGGTATTTGAATCGGGAGGACGGTTGATTTATCTGGGAGGAAACGGTTTAAATTGTGAAGTGGAATTTCTGGATGAAGAACGGGTTGTCTATCACAACACCGACTGCACCAGCTGGTGTGGTGTCGCCATGGATCCCCCTATTCCAGAAAAGGAGTCAAAGTACGAAAGCCGCTATCATGCACGGCAGGAATCCGAAGCGAATTTGCTGGGGGTCGTCTTTTCCTTCGCCGGAATCATGACAGGGGCACCCTATCGCGTCGTGGATGAGCAGCACTGGTGTTTTGAGGGAACGAAGTTGAAAAATGATGATCTGTTTGGGACAGAGAGTCAGCACATGCGGATCCCTGGCGGTGCTTCAGGGCATGAGACCGACAAGATTTCGCCCAGTTCCCCAGCGAATGTGCAACTGTTGGCACAAGGCATCAATCCTGATGAGGGAGGCGCGGATATGGTGCACTATCAAACGCCATCTGGGGGAGAGGTCTTTTCGGTCGGATCGATCTGCTGGATCACTTCGATGCTGGTGGACAAGGATATTTCGAAAATCTCCCGTAATGTGATTGATCGATTTACCAGCTGA